One region of Quercus lobata isolate SW786 chromosome 2, ValleyOak3.0 Primary Assembly, whole genome shotgun sequence genomic DNA includes:
- the LOC115977491 gene encoding probable receptor-like protein kinase At1g11050 isoform X2 encodes MVVARAVQTQPEPDNPTKRPDITTRVAGTHGYLAPEYALYGQLTEKSDVYSFGVVVLEIMCGRKALDLSSGSPRAFLITDWAWSLVKAGKVEEALEASLSKNDDSVNLNPKSVMERYVMVGILCAHVMVALRPTILDALKMLEGDIEVPAIPDRPTPLGYPSFCGNGNNFSISPALSGPRLNSGDMLRSWCIGSNSTSGRTLRTTG; translated from the exons ATGGTTGTAGCTAGGGCTGTCCAAACCCAACCAGAGCCCGACAATCCAACCAAACGGCCCGACATCACAACCAGAGTGGCTGGAACACATGGGTACTTGGCCCCAGAATATGCACTCTATGGACAGCTGACTGAGAAGagtgatgtttatagttttgggGTGGTGGTTTTGGAGATAATGTGTGGAAGAAAAGCTCTTGATTTGTCATCAGGATCACCACGTGCGTTTCTGATAACAGATTGGGCTTGGTCTTTGGTAAAAGCTGGAAAAGTGGAAGAGGCTTTAGAAGCTTCTCTGTCGAAAAATGACGATTCTGTGAATTTGAATCCAAAGAGCGTAATGGAGAGATATGTGATGGTTGGGATTTTGTGTGCTCATGTGATGGTTGCTTTGAGGCCAACCATTTTGGATGCACTTAAAATGTTGGAAGGAGATATTGAGGTACCGGCAATTCCAGATAGGCCAACGCCTCTTGGGTATCCATCGTTTTGTGGCAATGGTAATAATTTCAGCATATCACCAGCACTAAGTGGGCCACGATTAAATAGCGGGGACATGCTCAG GAGTTGGTGCATAGGCAGCAATTCTACTTCTGGAAGAACTTTAAGAACAACAGGCTGA
- the LOC115974021 gene encoding uncharacterized protein At4g02000-like → MDNLENMWNKLSLLDSEEDGIQCTVDSLAPRLLLAAKFLTKRLTNIEAVARTFKPLWRTQRDFKMKDMRENVMVFEFEDECDLERVLEHEPWTYDKHLVIFERVIENVPISALSFKLITFWIQIHDLPMHSMTSTIRDSIGNSLGMVLPMTDSEEEGGKGNYLRVRVRLDISKPLSRVRKIWSDGRVVGWAALKYERLPNFYYWCGLVTHDERDCEMWLRSKRTLKKEDQQFSAWMRAEADLSYRKTSLIVNGSCPKKAAPPKGKHTRAPSQATESSGAQSNTVGTTTAAIPFPVAAEAETEGGEGNVQNPDFQQPLKPIDDEARYNSSHPLAIDFTFHIGTATFNANNTPKPSSHAKQTIGQPKPNTKARNKTPTHPTHGPTLDTIPASLSAPTVKRETPSSDPKGPQATWKRLIRNPELGNQEVCMTDSASRREHFETEELRPTKRQALVADDDYPLPATVVAVDQPRRTQ, encoded by the coding sequence ATGGACAACCTTGAAAACATGTGGAACAAACTCTCGCTTTTGGACTCAGAAGAAGATGGGATTCAATGCACTGTTGACTCTTTAGCGCCTCGTCTCCTACTTGCTGCAAAATTTCTAACGAAGAGGTTGACAAACATTGAAGCTGTTGCTCGCACTTTCAAACCCCTATGGAGAACACAGAGGGATTTTAAGATGAAGGATATGAGGGAAAATGTGATGGTTTTCGAGTTTGAGGATGAATGCGACCTTGAACGAGTCCTGGAACACGAACCTTGGACATATGACAAGCACCTGGTGATTTTTGAAAGGGTAATAGAGAATGTTCCCATCTCAGCCTTATCTTTCAAGCTCATTACTTTTTGGATCCAGATCCATGACCTTCCAATGCACAGCATGACTTCAACAATCCGTGACTCCATTGGAAACTCACTTGGGATGGTTCTTCCAATGACGGACTCTGAAGAGGAAGGTGGGAAAGGTAATTACCTAAGGGTGCGAGTACGCCTGGACATATCAAAACCACTTAGTCGGGTGCGAAAAATTTGGTCTGATGGTAGAGTGGTTGGATGGGCTGCACTGAAGTATGAAAGACTACCAAACTTCTATTATTGGTGTGGTCTAGTGACTCACGACGAACGGGACTGTGAAATGTGGCTTCGCAGTAAGCGAACTCTAAAAAAGGAAGACCAACAGTTCAGTGCGTGGATGAGAGCAGAAGCCGACTTGTCGTATCGGAAAACATCTTTGATCGTCAATGGTTCATGTCCAAAAAAGGCTGCTCCACCCAAAGGGAAACACACTCGGGCTCCTTCACAGGCAACTGAATCATCTGGGGCTCAATCCAACACTGTAGGAACGACGACGGCGGCAATACCATTTCCGGTGGCGGCAGAAGCTGAAACGGAAGGCGGTGAAGGTAACGTTCAAAACCCGGATTTTCAGCAACCATTAAAGCCTATTGATGATGAGGCCCGTTACAACTCTTCCCATCCGTTGGCCATTGATTTCACCTTCCATATTGGGACAGCCACTTTCAATGCTAATAACACACCCAAACCGAGCAGCCATGCAAAACAAACCATAGGTCAGCCAAAGCCCAATACAAAAGCCCGAAACAAAACACCCACTCACCCCACACATGGGCCAACTTTAGACACCATCCCAGCAAGCCTTTCCGCCCCAACAGTCAAACGTGAAACCCCTAGCAGTGACCCAAAAGGCCCACAAGCAACATGGAAAAGATTAATTCGTAACCCAGAACTAGGTAACCAAGAGGTGTGCATGACAGACTCTGCCTCTCGCAGAGAACACTTTGAAACAGAGGAACTGCGACCAACAAAAAGACAAGCCTTGGTTGCCGACGATGACTACCCTCTTCCTGCAACGGTGGTGGCTGTTGATCAGCCCCGCCGAACCCAATGA